One window from the genome of Magnolia sinica isolate HGM2019 chromosome 4, MsV1, whole genome shotgun sequence encodes:
- the LOC131242931 gene encoding uncharacterized protein At5g23160-like — protein MAPKHSPKSRKSKSKFSCFLSCFGRNVSDPAPKKLPRNIGRKKSPWSFWSWFRGGKSVRKTVPVDAAIVEDATRGQYGDEEIREEIEVVNVEVAAKNQIRAAGDPVSDQAVVDGARKAKHGGGKLPQHQETKPPDLSIPPKRDTSNKSLTLGRKTDSRKTGSQPGSPDPRPGGSALTSSLTFPPTGNGKQSRHVGTSRLANRKLTHSSGSNASTVKLDAVVGMSILMVALAFLLLWGRVCAIVCTSAWFYFIPRLRTAMDSVGSAGKGAMEVDIDSSEYKKKVIMAGFLERNRR, from the exons ATGGCACCCAAACACTCCCCAAAATCCCggaaatccaaatccaagttctCATGCTTTCTCTCTTGTTTTGGCCGGAACGTTTCGGATCCCGCCCCGAAGAAACTGCCCCGAAATATTGGCCGCAAGAAATCGCCTTGGTCTTTCTGGTCATGGTTTCGGGGAGGGAAATCGGTAAGGAAGACGGTGCCTGTCGACGCCGCGATCGTCGAGGACGCGACACGTGGACAGTACGGGGACGAGGAGATCAGGGAGGAGATCGAGGTCGTTAACGTCGAGGTGGCCGCGAAGAATCAGATTCGAGCGGCTGGCGATCCTGTATCAGATCAAGCTGTTGTGGACGGAGCTCGAAAG GCCAAGCACGGAGGCGGAAAGCTACCGCAGCACCAGGAAACAAAGCCCCCTGACCTTTCGATCCCGCCAAAACGCGACACGAGTAACAAATCCCTGACTCTCGGCCGGAAAACTGACTCCAGGAAGACCGGAAGCCAACCCGGTTCGCCGGATCCCAGGCCGGGAGGTTCAGCCCTAACTTCCTCCTTGACGTTCCCTCCAACCGGCAACGGGAAACAGTCACGGCACGTAGGTACTTCACGTCTTGCCAACCGGAAACTGACACACTCATCGGGAAGTAACGCGTCCACCGTGAAGCTGGATGCCGTTGTAGGAATGTCGATTCTGATGGTGGCGCTTGCATTCTTGCTGTTGTGGGGCCGGGTCTGCGCGATTGTCTGCACGTCGGCTTGGTTCTATTTCATCCCTCGCCTGAGAACGGCCATGGATTCCGTCGGGAGTGCCGGAAAGGGTGCCATGGAGGTTGACATCGATTCCAGCGAGTATAAGAAGAAGGTGATCATGGCCGGGTTTCTGGAGAGAAACCGCCGATAA